In the genome of Montipora foliosa isolate CH-2021 chromosome 3, ASM3666993v2, whole genome shotgun sequence, one region contains:
- the LOC137998104 gene encoding espin-like: MAEAERALIAAKEGDLQTLRSLRRSVPFAVDVYGATTLHYASRTGQLACTKWLVEAIGISPIARGKSGATPLHDAATQGQLHCVKYFLDSRVVDVKTRDLSGHTALHFAARFGRFETVKWLIEHENCNARAKSRNHMTPVHFAASGGHLNCLELLVSKAGHGSVNDPATDGTTPLYLASQDGNLDCLKYLHSVGGKCNVRARDGMLPIHGAAQNGQLDCVGYLIDSGQAEWDERDTSGATPAHYAAAQGHVNVLKWLNLKGDISTTDELGGSPLHDAAEQGQFECVRYLVENASLDVDQTDKEGLTPLALATKSGHRRCIDYLKIAASKKAKAQKRQIKIQNNEDSYKSTKAIAGKQPTREYSGVNSTVMSSAEMANPMHFTGDFDSNNNDTGSEVKIQAKRYFPSFSFAEEGSVVSKKLYNTSKQDRSAKTVGRITSSSLVGDIDVNNNVASNVRSTGNDFSNTGVTYSNIGSNHFKANNIRWRSNKVKRQERTEISDSISSSDSASVLLQTATFPLHSSQPREATLLASSERVNPFRERQFQPLPHIDGVIPPPAEFSENLDSFEDKVKAFQPPKEIRKVDKEDNNELSKHDGFLGLHEVNQKRVRFQQTGSLNVIVEIQSLDARSSSNEPKDFQDDEVKMIGREIDGNQPIKDDSQGDVTSTDRQLEGRVDQSVSQEFPDDLPPWKRQVLFNRKLREKAMEKAQREKREIQERQWIGVAPWKIPLLAKKEKERLKEEQRWVGMPEWKKHLLARKGSGQIYCDYNAGNSIKTTRSTAPQIQGSISP; encoded by the exons ATGGCAGAAGCCGAGCGAGCACTTATCGCAGCAAAAGAAGGCGATCTTCAAACCTTGCGATCACTGCGTCGTTCAGTTCCCTTCGCTGTCGATGTTTATGGAGCGACAACCCTTCATTACGCTTCGAGAACGGGACAACTGGCTTGCACTAAATGGCTCGTAGAAGCAATTGGGATTTCTCCGATTGCTCGCGGAAAAAGTGGGGCTACACCACTGCACGATGCTGCAACTCAAGGACAGCTGCACTGTGTGAAATATTTCCTTGATAGTCGTGTAGTTGACGTGAAAACGAGAGATTTATCTGGCCATACAGCGCTGCACTTCGCTGCAAGGTTCGGCAGATTTGAGACAGTGAAGTGGTTGATTGAGCACGAAAATTGTAACGCGAGAGCCAAGTCGAGGAATCACATGACTCCAGTCCATTTTGCTGCTTCTGGAGGCCATCTGAACTGCTTAGAGCTTTTGGTTTCTAAAGCTGGACATGG TTCAGTCAATGACCCTGCAACTGATGGAACAACACCGCTGTACCTTGCATCACAGGATGGCAATTTAGACTGCCTCAAATATCTGCACAGTGTCGGTGGCAAATGCAACGTCAGAGCCAGAGATGGAATGCTGCCAATTCATGGTGCTGCTCAAAATGGCCAACTAGACTGTGTGGGTTATCTG ATTGATAGTGGCCAGGCTGAATGGGATGAAAGAGACACATCAGGTGCCACCCCTGCACATTATGCTGCAGCACAGG GGCATGTTAATGTTTTAAAGTGGCTTAACTTGAAAGGTGATATTTCAACAACTGATGAGCTTGGGGGATCACCTCTTCATGATGCAGCAGAACAGGGACAGTTTGAG TGTGTCAGGTACTTGGTTGAAAATGCCAGTTTGGATGTTGACCAGACTGACAAGGAAGGTCTGACACCATTAGCTTTGGCAACAAAGAGTGGACATCGGCGCTGTATAGATTACCTCAAGATAGCTGCTTCCAAG AAAGCAAAGGcacaaaaaagacaaataaaaatacaaaacaatgaagACAGCTACAAGTCCACTAAAGCAATCGCTGGGAAACAACCTACGAGAGAATACTCTGGCGTGAACTCGACGGTCATGTCCTCCGCGGAGATGGCAAACCCTATGCATTTTACCGGTGATTTCGACAGCAATAATAATGATACAGGTAGCGAGGTGAAAATACAAGCAAAGAGGTATTTTCCATCCTTTTCATTCGCTGAAGAAGGCTCCGTAGTGTCAAAAAAGCTATATAATACATCAAAACAAGACAGGTCAGCTAAAACCGTAGGTCGCATCACTAGCAGCAGCCTTGTTGGCGACATCGATGTCAACAATAATGTTGCCAGTAATGTCCGCTCTACTGGCAATGATTTTTCCAACACTGGCGTCACCTATTCCAACATTGGCAGCAATCATTTCAAGGCTAACAATATCAGATGGCGCAGCAACAAAGTAAAACGACAAGAACGAACGGAGATCTCCGATTCAATTTCTTCCTCAGATTCAGCTTCAGTGTTACTTCAAACGGCAACATTTCCATTGCACAGCTCACAGCCGAGAGAAGCAACGCTCCTTGCCTCTTCGGAACGAGTGAATCCCTTTAGAGAGAGGCAGTTCCAGCCATTACCACACATTGACGGCGTCATTCCTCCACCGGCGGAGTTCTCCGAAAATTTAG ATTCTTTTGAGGACAAAGTAAAGGCCTTTCAACCACCAAAGGAAATTCGTAAGGTAGATAAGGAAGACAACAATGAATTATCCAAACATGATGGGTTCCTTGGATTGCATGAGGTTAACCAGAAACGAGTAAGATTTCAACAAACGGGCAGCTTGAATGTGATTGTGGAAATTCAATCGTTGGACGCAAGAAGCTCATCGAATGAACCCAAGGACTTTCAAGATGACGAGGTGAAAATGATTGGTCGAGAGATTGATGGCAATCAGCCAATCAAGGACGATAGTCAGGGTGATGTGACCAGCACCGACAGACAACTTGAAGGAAGAGTGGACCAATCTGTGAGCCAGGAGTTCCCAGACGATTTGCCGCCTTGGAAAAGACAAGTGCTATTTAACCGTAAGCTCAGGGAGAAAGCCATGGAGAAAGCACAACGTGAAAAG AGAGAAATCCAAGAGAGACAATGGATTGGTGTTGCGCCTTGGAAAATTCCTTTGttggctaaaaaagaaaaagagag ACTTAAAGAAGAACAGCGATGGGTTGGCATGCCTGAATGGAAGAAGCACCTCCTGGCAAGGAAGGGGTCGGGGCAGATATACTGCGACTACAATGCTGGGAATTCCATCAAGACCACAAGGTCAACAGCCCCACAAATACAGGGATCCATCAGTCCTTAA
- the LOC137996321 gene encoding transcription initiation factor TFIID subunit 10-like, with the protein MADAQATNSAVQSKPNTATSSVSNSQAQSTQSTTSSTTASSHMDTKVRNAGASLAEFLTQLEDYTPTIPDAVTAYYLNRSGFDSSDPRVVRMISLAAQKFVSDIANDALQHCKMRGSGQSSRKSGKDKRYTLTMEDLTPALSEYGITVRKPPYFV; encoded by the exons ATGGCGGACGCTCAGGCGACAAATTCAGCTGTTCAAAGCAAACCGAATACTGCAACTAGTAGCGTTTCCAATAGCCAGGCACAATCAACTCAGTCTACTACTTCTAGTACAACAGCTTCATCGCACATGGATACTAAAGTCAGAAACGCTGGAGCCTCATTAGCAGAATTTTTAACCCAGCTTGAAGACTACACACCAACG ATTCCAGATGCAGTGACAGCTTATTACTTAAATCGTTCAGGGTTTGACTCTTCGGATCCCAGAGT GGTGAGAATGATTTCCCTTGCTGCTCAGAAATTTGTATCAGATATTGCTAATGATGCTCTTCAACATTGTAAAATGAGAGGCTCAGGGCAGAGTTCTCGGAAATCGGGCAAA GATAAGCGGTACACTTTGACAATGGAAGACCTGACACCAGCACTTAGTGAATATGGTATAACTGTCAGAAAGCCACCTTATTTTGTATGA